In Castanea sativa cultivar Marrone di Chiusa Pesio chromosome 6, ASM4071231v1, a single window of DNA contains:
- the LOC142638458 gene encoding lysM domain receptor-like kinase 3: MLHAGTIDSARLMNEKNQMCKTKKSIEVIEPKSPNSNSRPRKSFTDSIPDPFSNNYATGSGSGSGSSYNNKYYSSKSSASSRASLSSLKDSLPENPHIYQFSEISAATNNFLSNKFSASSSAAAWRCCLRDKEVAVFQRKLRRPIEVPELRDRLLSICRLHHSSLIKLLGASLSGNYIYLVYEFVTGANLKECLRNPKNPSFTVLSTWLKRMQIATDLAHGLDYVHHCTGVQSSGFVHNHIKSSSVIVTEESLNAKICHFGTAELCGEIADNSRTPPPPTQQQQKSKEVKLEGTRGYMAPEFQQTGLATQESDVYAFGVVVLELLSGEEVLKFAFDDNGGYRRVSVIDTAREASGEYGGVRKWVDRRLRDSYPVEVAEKMVRLTLECVEEDPNKRPDMGRVAVLVSKLYLESQRWADQIGLPTDFSVSLAPR, from the coding sequence ATGTTACACGCCGGTACCATCGACAGCGCACGTTTGATGAACGAGAAAAACCAAATGTGCAAAACGAAGAAGAGCATAGAGGTAATCGAACCCAAGAGTCCGAATTCCAATTCCAGGCCCCGGAAATCGTTCACCGATTCGATTCCCGACCCGTTTTCCAACAACTACGCCACCGGGTCCGGGTCCGGGTCCGGGTCGAGCTACAACAACAAGTACTACTCTTCAAAATCTTCGGCTTCGAGCCGAGCCTCTCTCTCTAGCCTCAAGGATTCTCTGCCGGAAAATCCTCACATCTACCAGTTCTCGGAGATCTCCGCCGCCACCAACAACTTCCTCTCCAATAAATTCTCCGCCTCCTCCTCCGCCGCCGCTTGGCGGTGCTGTCTCCGCGACAAGGAGGTCGCCGTCTTCCAACGCAAGCTCCGACGACCAATCGAGGTGCCGGAGCTCCGAGACAGGCTGTTGTCGATCTGCCGGCTCCACCATAGTAGCCTGATCAAGCTCCTCGGCGCTTCGCTCTCGGGGAATTACATTTACTTGGTGTACGAATTCGTCACCGGAGCGAATCTCAAAGAGTGTCTCCGAAACCCTAAAAACCCTAGCTTCACCGTGCTGTCCACCTGGTTGAAGCGCATGCAAATCGCTACGGACCTCGCTCACGGGCTCGACTATGTCCACCATTGCACCGGGGTACAAAGCTCGGGCTTCGTTCACAACCACATCAAAAGCTCGAGCGTGATCGTCACCGAAGAGTCCCTCAACGCGAAGATCTGCCACTTCGGCACCGCCGAGCTCTGCGGCGAGATCGCCGATAATTCCAGAACACCGCCGCCGCCGACGCAGCAGCAGCAGAAATCCAAAGAGGTGAAGCTCGAAGGCACGAGAGGGTACATGGCACCGGAGTTTCAGCAGACGGGACTCGCGACGCAGGAGAGCGACGTGTACGCGTTCGGCGTGGTGGTGTTGGAGCTGTTATCGGGAGAGGAAGTGTTGAAGTTCGCTTTCGACGACAATGGCGGGTATAGGAGAGTGAGCGTTATCGACACGGCGAGAGAAGCGAGTGGGGAATATGGTGGAGTGAGGAAATGGGTCGACCGGAGATTGCGGGACTCGTACCCGGTGGAAGTGGCGGAGAAGATGGTGAGACTGACGTTGGAGTGCGTGGAGGAGGATCCGAATAAGAGACCCGATATGGGTCGGGTCGCGGTTTTGGTTTCCAAGTTGTATTTGGAGTCTCAGCGTTGGGCTGACCAGATTGGTTTACCCACCGATTTCTCGGTTTCCTTGGCCCCCCGGTGA